AAACAAGCATGACTCAGAATGAATCACTCTGTGAATCACACACCTACAGTTTTCTGAGCCTGACGCCATCACTGTGTTTACCacagtgcaaaaagaaaaatgcttgCTTCAGACTGAAACACTAGTCACACAaccacccccaccacacacaccttTCCTCTCAATGGTGGCGTTAAGATTGTTTTTGAGTTGCTGCACCATCGGATTGAGCAGTTTTCCAGCCTTCAGCTTGTGTTTGCTGGCCCTACGCCTGCGGCCACTTGGGGGTGCTGCATGAAGTAAACCGACGTTGGGAGGTAGAGTTTTGCCCAGCTCCTTGTACAGATGCTCAATCTCACCCCTCTGGAATGCCTGCAGCTCAGAGATCTCCTTCATGTGTCTGGTGAGAAAGTTACAGGGGGAGATCAGACATAAATGAGCTTGAAAGGCCACTGAGAGACTGCTTTTCAGTTTCATGGTCTTTTTTCAAGATCCCTCTTGTAATTTACTCTCTGTTAAATCCTTGATTGCAGAGATGATACCTATGTCAAGAGACATTCCCTCCTGATTTTTGTGTTGGATTAGTGATTAAATTTAAAACCTCGACAAACCTCATCGTCATAGCATGTGGGTTCTAGGCAGTCattaatgtcactgaaaatatTGAGTGGTCACATGGTGCCAAAAAATACTGGGGATTTGGGTTCATTATGTTATCAATTGATCCTCAAACAATCCTCCTCGCAACTGTGTAATTTAAATCTGTCCATTTCATTCCTCATCATTAGTAAACAccttgattttttattttattataaaccATTAATTTTGGATTTCTCTGCCCCTAGCACAGAAAAACTCtgcataaaaaacaaatattgcatAGTGATGAAGATCAATGAGGAAGTTAAggctcaaaatgaaaaaaactgtgCAGCTTTGGATGAGTGCATGTGTGGAAGTTGCTTTACTTTTCTCTTAGTTTTTGTAGCTCCTTCTTCATATCTGCATCCTCAAACTCTGAGTCGTTGTCACTGCTGATGTAAGAGGAGTGGGCATGTCCTGCTGAAGGCGAGGGCACATGACCATTCATTGCCACAGGCTGTCGGCTTGGTGAATCGGAGCTCTGCTCACTTTTGCTCCGACCAGTGCGCCGTAGGAAGGCCACTGCCCTCTTCATGAGGTCACTACCACTGTGCTCAGACAGGGCATGAGCTGGGGGAGCGGGGTGGGCCGGAGGGAGAGctatgctgctgctgtcctcaTCTGCTGAGTCAGAGtagaggtggtggtggtagttGTTATGCATAGGACTGTCAATGGTCTGGGCCCGGGGAATATGGTGCGGGGTGACATCAGGACTGGAGGTGGCTCTGTAGAGGTTTGGTGGGGCAGAGTAGCGGTTACTACCGTGGGTTTTGGATGTTCCTGCTTTCTCCTCATCGGCTGCAGCTGCCACAGACGATCTGCCAGCAGCCACACAAACCTTCTCTGTCCTGCCTTTTACATTGGTCTGACTGTGAGACCCTCCAGAACCACTTGAGGGTGCTGTAGAACTGCAGGTGCTGCAGCTTGTCTTACTTTTCTCTAAACGACAAACAACATCTGGACAAGTGGGGATGATCTGGAAAGAAGAGCATCTCACATTCATAACAAAATCAAGGTCCATTTACATCATAAACGAGTACACTTGACAAGCAAAGGCCTGGAATATAATCTTATTTGGTCAAATATAATTTTTGTTGAGTGGAAGAAGAAATTGGGTTCTTACTTGAAAACGGCTTTTGGATCTGTATGAAGTGGAGCTGACAGTTGCATCTCTTCCTTTCAAAACCCTGTTAGCTAAAGGAGCAGAAAGGAGAATTTCttgtaaaaacaatttaaaaagagaacTGATTAATGTGATATAGACATTACATAAATCATTTTACCTACCTGCCACTGCAGAGTCACTTAGTGCACCCACACTATCTGTGCGCTCCAGAATCTGAGGctaagagagaaagagagaaggatgtGTGTGGGAGCTTGGAATAATGTGAATAATTGCAAACAGAAAGTCACTACATGTGCTAGATCAGCATGATGAGGCTATGCAGTAACTTCTCCTGACATCAGTTTTGTCTTAGTGAGTCTAACCTTGGTTTAAAATGAAGCTGCCAGAGGAAGAGATCATGAAACATTATTGTACTCACAGCAGTAATTTTCAGTACATACACAATAATAGTCTTAGCCAGTAGTCAAATCAATAACAGTGCAGGTAAACAATTCAATGATGATTCCATTAACTTAGCTCCTaacaaacatctgcacacattTTTAACTTTCAAACATaaactcactctctctcttacatacacaaaacacaaagtgtaTTTTACCAGTGGGTCCCCCTTCTTCTTTGCAAGTCCTCCCTCAGTGCTCTGGCCATCCGAGACTGGCGGGGTGATGACTCCTTCTGTGCTGGAGGCCTGGGGGTCAGATGTCGTACTTGAAGGCTGGGAGGGAGCATGCTCCTGGTACAACAGGTTTCTCAGCTTCTCATCCAGAGTCTTGATGGTGCGGTCAACAAACTCCACCCTGCGTGGTCCCTCACTGTCTGACTCGCCTGGCCCCCCACTTGCTGGCTGCTGCTGGCTTGATGACTGGGAGTTCTGGGAGGTCTGATGTGCTGGACTCTGGGGCTGGGAGGTTACTGTCCCAGGCTGCATGGGCGTGGCATAGGGTTGCTGCAGGACCACAGACTGATGGGAGGTGAGCTGAGGAGGTAGCTCTCCAGACGGACTGGCCTTCTCAGTGGGCTGATTAGTCTGAGAAGAAGCCAaacctccagctgctccttTATCAGTGGCATTCACATCCaaagagacaggtggcacaataGCACAGCATGGCATGTCCGTCACCAAAGAGACAGCAGAGATGCAAGGTTCTACTGCAGGAAGGGAGTTTTGATGTctgacaccagcagcagcaatgGGATGTTTATTTACACAGGGCTGAGTCTGCTGGACCCGAGCTTTGCCAATGTTTTGGTCTGGAGTTTGTTCTGAGCTCTGAGCAGCAGggggcagagagggggaggaggagggcgggTTTTGAGCAGATAAAGATGCGACCGGGGTAGTCACTGCAGTTGTGTTGCACTTGGGCCTGACTGATGATGAAGCAGAGTTTTCAGcctctgaagaaagaaaaagaggagagttaATTAGAGGGAAACAGATTGGGAGTTAAACAGCCAAGACTGTGAAGAAGAGGGTCTAAGTCCTGTGAGTGCCAGAGTGTTATATCACGGCTTGTCTTCCCCCATCAGGATCTGTCAGCTGGAGTATAAATCCTGCCCTTCTACCACTGCAGAAGCACTCTTATATAACTGACCCCACCGGTATAACTGCACTGGCGCACACTTGAATGCATGTGCAGCGCTTCAGTATGGAGAGCAGCAAGTGAGACACAAATGACTCAGTTCATTCTATAGGAAATATGATTCTAGCAAAAAAGGCAAACCCTCATATTAAAGAATTTGGTCTGATAAGCAGTAAATAATATGTTGCAGACCGTGGGCTGTAGTGACGTGAGATGTAGTCTTCTTATTGTCTGGCATGGGTGTCTCAGCTACAGGGCAGATGATAAACCAGCGCTTCCCAGTATGGAGGACTgtcaaggagagagagaatgaaagtctcattataattataaaatcACTCCAGTAGATGAGCTAAATTTACTGACTGACGATTCAAAGAAAACTTACAGAGAATGAAACAATCCAAActgattttcattcattcaatcattcaTATTCTAATGTCAAACCATAAAAGCCTtcttaaatgtaaatatctatAAATGTACAGGAAACCACTGACTAGAACTGAAACATGTGCATGGATGAATACGAGTTTCTGGGGATCAAAGTCTTACCGTTTTGTTGGTACACCAGCTGTGGGGTGCTGGGCGCTGATGCCTTCAATTCCAAAAGAACAAGAAGGATTACTTTACAGAGTTGATGCATGTGCATTAATTTAATAAACATGTGATGAGTTTACTCAAGTAGCCAGAGAGAGGTGAACTTCAGACATAAATTCAGTTAGAAACAAATTTCACATCAgcaaaaattgtatttttggCATCTCTTGTTGGCAGCGTTGCAGTCAAAGTCATCTTGAGAGTCTGTAGGGAGTCATCTTGAGAGTCTGTAGGGAGTCATCTTGAGAGTGCTGACAGGATGATGTATCCGAGGAGGAGTCCCTCATAGACAAATTACACCATTACAACTACTAACTATCAGCGCTTCCTTTCTCACCTCTGTTCCTAGTGTGTCAGTTCCTTCGCTCTGTTTGGGACTGCCTCCCTGGTCAGAGTTCCTCTCACCCTCTGTGTCCTCACTCAGCATGTCCTCAGCTTTGTCCACAATGTCCTTCATCTGTTCAATGAATACCTCTTTTTCCATAGGTAAAATGAAATCGTTCTCCACCTGAGAGTAAGGACAGAGAAAAGACAACAGGTAGTAGAAATGTTCTATCTCAACAAGCAATAGCTAAATGAAACCGTGGTCATGGCTGCGCCAGGATCAACAGATGCATGTTTTAGTGACTataaagagtaaaataaataaaatgattgaaattCCACATATATTCTCTTAATGTAGTTTAATGCCAACATAAAGCAAAACTAGTCTCAAgttgaatgaaatatttataattcTAACCATTTTCTTATCAAGCTTCACAAGCAGAGATTTGCCTTGGACCAACTATCTTATCCACAACGAGTTAGTGGATATGGAGTTAGCATTTATgttataaaatattcatatgtCTATAAATATGAGCCCAATGTGAACTGGTTGAggttggaggagagagaaagagcaagacAGAAACATTGAGATTCTTTGCTGCATTGCAGCTGGAAATAGCACCACGCAGACTTCCAGTGTTTCAGAGATAGGAGAAAACTTCCAGGGCAACGCACAACTTACAGACACTACTGACTGAACTGACAGACACTCCTGCATACCATGTATGTGGCAATCTCCTCCGGTGCATCTCCGTCCAGGTCAAACTTGAATGTGACCATCTTATGGTTGTGAGTTTCCAACTGACACTCCACCATCTTATCCCCAGTGTTACACACCTGCAGGAAGAAcggacaaataaatacattatcttttatttcttgcaTAGGCTTTAAGTAATATGTTCCTTAttgtgatatatttatatatatactcacaTTGAGCATGCTGAGTTTTGGCCTGCTTGTTTTCTCTTGACGAGAACGAGTCCTTGTGGACCTGCGATGGTGTTTGCGGACTTTCCCTTCACCTTTGCCTCCATGTGTCCCCTCATAACCGTCACTCATCTCCTTCCCTGACGTGGCGTCAGAGTTGACACTTAATTGGGGAAGAAAAGGCAATGACATTAGTTTAAGTGCTACTTTAATTATTATCTGAATAGCCAACACAAAGCTTTACTATTTTGGGAAGCTATTGCTATAATCTACCTGTATGTTAGAAACTAACAAATAGCAGATATGTGCATATTGTCTTATCAGTGTACCAACAACAGAAGCTGGATAGACAAAGAGAAATACAGTAAATAAGTTgtgtgatgaataaaacatgttatcTAAGTGAAATTTTGGACTGGTGGAAAAAAAGGGGGCTTCCCGTCTTGAACTTCTCTCAATACAGAGCTTAAAACAATGACATTAGTGCCATcagacttcaggaggaagaGGTAGCTGGTTTAACATCACTTGTAATGTTTGTTGGAACACTCTCAATGTTTTCTGAAGATAAACAATGTCTCTGCCACAGGAAGTTTAAACTACAGCAACAATAGTGTGGCAAACCAGTGTCAGGCTCCGCGAGAACATGTCTGTTTACAAGTGTTACAGAGTATTGGTGTGGCTACTGTAACAGTGTAAACAAAAACttccacattttcaaataagTAAGACCACATGTATTATTGAAAGAATGTAGGTCAGTGCCTCGAACAAAATTTCCATCGAGAGATTAATGTCCATTTGACATATTAGATTGCGCTTATCAGATAGGTATTTATTATAAGTGCAATCATTGACTTGTCAACTACAAAAATAAGTACCTGTCATAGCTCTGTCCtgcagtgtgtttctctgtggtttgatcctgaaacaaaaaaaccagagagagcagaagagaataacatgaatttgtttttttttttaaaggaatttTACTGAttgtgaagaaagagaaagtacAGTGATGTTGTATGCGAGTGTACTGGTATTTTTTAAAAGCGATGTGGGCAGAGAAAGAAATAAGTTGTGAAATAAGTGAGTCATGTCTCCATACCTCCGTGTTggtctctgctgctcctgttaGAGAACCGAGAGGTTTCTGCTGAGTCACACTGGAGCTGGCAGACCCAGATGATGCTTGCTGAGAGTCTGAGGGCTGCAGCACAGGAATTTGGCTCTGAACCTGACTCTGGGCCTGCAAGGCCAGCTGGAATGAGTTGCTGTTGTCCAGATTGGCAACAGTGGTGGCTGCGCCTGGATCAGTCCCATTATAGAGAGGTGGGGAGAAAAGTGCAGGCTGCACTGGCTGAGCAGAGGGGACAAGCTCAGGATGGCTGACCTGGGCCTGCTGGGGACAAACAAGATTACACATCGCCATCATCATTATTACAAGTATTACATCTAAGATAATGAATCCTTGTTGTTCCTATGTATTCAGCtgttatgtgtttatttatttatttttttttacaagatttcttctttttttcctgcaccATTTAACCTAATCGACATATAAAGGCTTATTATCCTTCAGCTACAGAACAACAACACAGCTATGAGCAAACAAAGCTCTAAAACAATGTGACAAAGATTAGTCAAAGGCTCACTTAAGTAAAACCACCCttaacacacatgaacactcaAAACTCCAGTTCACACCTTCTTGGTAAACATCAGCACTCCATAGCACCCATTATAATTACCTGTATCAGAGGCTGAGTGCTGCCATTTGTGGGAAGGTGTGTGTTTTGGGAAGGggaaatgtgcatgtgtatggGATGGGTGTTTAATGTAGATATAAGTGCAGGTTGTGAATGAGGAGCTTCATATCTAACACTCTGCTTCAGAGCAGTGTTGGGCTGGTGCTGTAGGGATGTGGGTTCCATCTTACCCAGCCCAGTTGAGGGGGAAGGTATGAGGGACACTGGGATGGGTGAGACTAATGAATTTTCAATGTgtaaaggggagagaggggagacagagggggtCATTGGAAGAGTCTGTCtgggagaaagaaagatgtgATTCAGAGAAGAGGTGGTTGAAGGGTGAGGAGCAGTGTAGGGGTAAGGATAGGAGGATTCACAGTCAGTCAAAGCTGTCATCACCTGGACAGTGGGATACTGTGAAGGAAACTGAAGGGAAAAGAATAAGGAAGAAACAGAGGGAAATCAAATACTCTAAAGAATAATGTTCAAACAAATATAGGAGGAGGACACAAGATACATTTCTTCAAGTCAATGCTGTTACTGATCTTTAATACAATGTAAGAAATGACTGAGTATAAACAAACAATACCTGGGGTTGGTGTGTTGGTGGTAGAGAAGTTGATATCTGCAAAGGTTGGAACTGTTGATGGACAGTAGCCTGAGCCATTGGCTGCTGAGGGGGAAGTGCCTGGGTCAGCATACTGGAAGGGAACTGGCCCTGTCCGTCTTGTCCAAGCTGGGATATGCTCTGTCCAGCAGGTATATTCTACAGatgaaaaggaagagaaaaagagagagaagtggtTCAGTTATGACAAGGATTCCAATTTGACCTCTCTGTTTGGAAACCTGCATTTCCTCCTATTGATTCCAGAATAATTCATACTTTCCTTTCTCTAAGCAAAGTAAGACTAGGAAGGCTGGCGGATACAGCAGCTAAAaccactgttattgttttcattactgCTTACATTATCTCTCTGTTGGCTCCTGTCCGAGGAAACTCCTGTTTATTGAGCTGTTCCCCATTCAACTACTGTCCACCAACACAGCTGCTTCCAATTTGGCTGCACCAAATCAAACCCAGGGACCATAATATAAGTAGGAGCAAAACTAATAACAGCACTGCCACAAATGTTCCCTTGTTGAGGTGCAGCACTTTCTGTCCCTCCCACAGTGAGTCCCAGAGTGACAAAATGCATTGAGACAAAGGCATTCTACCTGATTCAGGAAAGCAGCGATGCAAAGATAGGGttgaaactgatgaaaaatgaaaacagggcgagtcagaggaggagaaacaaacataaaattcaAAACTGGGGCACAGTGAATGCCGCTAAGCTTTAATGCACCGCTTCTACTCTCACCTGTTGAGAAATATGTGCAGCCTGGCCATGCTGGGATGAGGCAGGAAGGCTCTGAGGAGTCACGATCTGAGTAGCCCCTCCATAGGTCTGTGATGCAGCAGTGGGCTGTGCAGATTGGTACTGGCTCTGAGCTGGAGCAGACTGTTGGTGCAGAACATTGAGAGCAGAGTGTGCAAAGCTCTGAGAGGCAGCATCAGGTGGACCTGCAGCAGGGTAACTCTGATGTGAGGCCGAAACCTGCACAGCTGAGGTTGAAGTGAGATGAGGCTGAGAGGCTGGGGTCTGAACCTGTTGGACAGTAGACTGGGACACCTCCTGGCTTTGATGTGGAATTGCTGTGTGCATGGCTTTCTGCTGTAGAGCTGGGGTGTGCAATTGCTGCTGACTGGGACAGTGAAAACCACTAGGTGGTTGTGCAATTTGTTGGTGTAGGGGATGCACAGTATCTTGGTGAAGCTGGAGCTGAGGTTGAATATAAGCCTGTCCACCATTCTGTGTTTGTATGCTAGACTGAGTGTTTTGTGGTAAGGGCTGTTTGTGCTCTTGCTGAACAGGGATCTGTTGGTTGTAAAGTGCTGGTGTGGAGGAGCTCTGACAAGGTTGCTGACTTGGCAGTTTGACTGCAGCTTGGACATGCTGCAGTGTGCTGGGAGCTTGAGCAGGATGACACTGGGCTGCAATAGCTGCACCTACAGATGCAAGAGGCTGATGTGCTGGCAGGGcggctgctgcggctgctgatGCTGTAGTCTGTTGCTGAACCGGAGGTGGATATCCTGGTGTAGACTGAGCCTGTTGTTGAGAGGGAGCCACACAGTTCTGACATGTTTGTTGGACTTGCAAAGAAAAAGCTGCTGTTGCCGCTGGCTGTTGGTAGCCTGCTGCTTGGTGACTCTGTGGCACAGATGACGCTGAAATACGTGCTGCAGCTTGGGTCTGTTGCACACTTGGAGGTGGATAGCCAGCAGCGTTGCCTGCATGCTGGATGTTGACTGAACATTGACCGGCTGGAGCTGGTGTAGCAGCACTAGGTGGACCAGCATATGGAGCAGCAGGGTAACTGTGTCCAGGCTGGAGGTACTGCAGTGGTGTGGTCATTGCTGTGCTGGAAGAAGGCAGGCCTTGGACAGAATGTTGATTCTGTTGCCCTGCAGAACTAGGCTAAGAAAAACAAAGGGGAGAAATTAAAGTTAGTTAAATGAATGCAAGTATAACGAGAGGATAAGGGATAAAAATAGGTTAATGAAACATCTGTTACAACAATGAGCAGGCTGTGACAGGTGTGAGATAAAATAAGGACCCAAGGGAGGAAAAGCAGACTGATAGGAGGGAGATCAGACAGTAACCGCTTCTTCAATCAGAGGCCATCTATTCAAGGCAAGCTAAGGAAAAAGATAGCTGTAGCATTCAGCCAGTAAAGCAGAAagggaaaaatataaaaatctagaAAGGGGTCTGTTAGGGTAAATCAGCAGAAACGATGCCTGTTAGAGATTATGCCACGGTCCTCCGACATGATCAAGCTTATGATTTTTAAGATGGTCAGCTCTTTAGGCCTAGGCAGGCAGCGAAACTCAGACAGTGGACAGAAGATCAGACCAGCTCCATGCAGAATGGTCCTTCTTGCAGGGAGAAATCAGTTAAGCAGGTGTTGGCTCCGTATGGGATACCAAAGTGGCTTGTCTGCTACTATGACCTACCACTCCAACAGCCCCGGTAACTTGCTGCTCTCCGGCACTTAATCTGTCCCTGCCGTCCTGGAGGGGTTCTTGATCCGCAACTGAACTGCCACTCAGGAGATGACTCTTCAGGCTGCTGCCTCCATCACTGTGAGCAGGCCTGTGTGCAGCTGAGGGATGCAGAAATGCGGCCTGGGAGGGTGTGGCGTGACAGGGGGTTGCTTTGCGGCTGATTATATTGAACAGGGACTTCTGCAGCAGTGAGAAATCTGAGC
This sequence is a window from Paralichthys olivaceus isolate ysfri-2021 chromosome 6, ASM2471397v2, whole genome shotgun sequence. Protein-coding genes within it:
- the LOC109635176 gene encoding serine/threonine-protein kinase WNK2-like isoform X11, which produces MELEANSNSEAHQELKYPSVSNSQCELTMGDGNINLVDPVVRGGSDPSAYPSSSSYQRNVHQRFIRRSLWFSDMDEQTFEAPECDNRSKILNINLRTIVDRNRGTTCGIQEGSGTESQGRQKDIATESASADEEKEKGGDVLNVICSNGAKSAIKASSEETEEEAEMKAVSTSPGGRFLKFDIELGRGSFKTVYKGLDTETWVEVAWCELQDRKLSKMERQRFKEEAEMLKGLQHPNIVRFYDFWESPLKGKKCIVLVTELMTSGTLKTYLKRFKVMKPKVLRSWCRQILKGLHFLHTRTPPIIHRDLKCDNIFITGPTGSVKIGDLGLATLKAASFAKSVIGTPEFMAPEMYEEHYDEAVDVYAFGMCMLEMATSEYPYSECQNAAQIYRKVTSGVKPASYNKVMDPEIKEIIGECICQKKEERYTIKDLLNHAFFAEDTGVRVELAEEDDGKKASIALKLWVEDHKKLKGKYKESGAIEFTFDLEKEVPEVVAQEMVESGFFHESDAKTVGKSIRDRVALIKWRRERTVSAAVAVDQSEGGQRVQMTPSQGICAGAAHVGQPPMLEPEEPDADQHNRLCNQPASATSVTSDSTLDSGMGSTVYSDSHSSQQSVLYQSLLEPITMATQQFQSSSPFLTDRPHSCEKGEIWGGALSPELRTRLGAATRRGSAPVIDTHRANHIAQMHAFSQSPRSISPRPSFTLPENQSELCPSELHSEAGDGFPTQGVLSMLQVSPMSSLSEYRRLSDTGIRTTSEASEISTLPVPSGRRHSDLSSLLSVTCHHNHHFAMHKTHMCQACLALLLLKSREGSPRHPSFVMPAHHCPCDLRHHPSFGGAMTTPGYGRPKGSSDCSDFSLLQKSLFNIISRKATPCHATPSQAAFLHPSAAHRPAHSDGGSSLKSHLLSGSSVADQEPLQDGRDRLSAGEQQVTGAVGVPSSAGQQNQHSVQGLPSSSTAMTTPLQYLQPGHSYPAAPYAGPPSAATPAPAGQCSVNIQHAGNAAGYPPPSVQQTQAAARISASSVPQSHQAAGYQQPAATAAFSLQVQQTCQNCVAPSQQQAQSTPGYPPPVQQQTTASAAAAAALPAHQPLASVGAAIAAQCHPAQAPSTLQHVQAAVKLPSQQPCQSSSTPALYNQQIPVQQEHKQPLPQNTQSSIQTQNGGQAYIQPQLQLHQDTVHPLHQQIAQPPSGFHCPSQQQLHTPALQQKAMHTAIPHQSQEVSQSTVQQVQTPASQPHLTSTSAVQVSASHQSYPAAGPPDAASQSFAHSALNVLHQQSAPAQSQYQSAQPTAASQTYGGATQIVTPQSLPASSQHGQAAHISQQFQPYLCIAAFLNQNIPAGQSISQLGQDGQGQFPSSMLTQALPPQQPMAQATVHQQFQPLQISTSLPPTHQPQAQVSHPELVPSAQPVQPALFSPPLYNGTDPGAATTVANLDNSNSFQLALQAQSQVQSQIPVLQPSDSQQASSGSASSSVTQQKPLGSLTGAAETNTEDQTTEKHTAGQSYDSVNSDATSGKEMSDGYEGTHGGKGEGKVRKHHRRSTRTRSRQEKTSRPKLSMLNVCNTGDKMVECQLETHNHKMVTFKFDLDGDAPEEIATYMVENDFILPMEKEVFIEQMKDIVDKAEDMLSEDTEGERNSDQGGSPKQSEGTDTLGTEASAPSTPQLVYQQNVLHTGKRWFIICPVAETPMPDNKKTTSHVTTAHEAENSASSSVRPKCNTTAVTTPVASLSAQNPPSSSPSLPPAAQSSEQTPDQNIGKARVQQTQPCVNKHPIAAAGVRHQNSLPAVEPCISAVSLVTDMPCCAIVPPVSLDVNATDKGAAGGLASSQTNQPTEKASPSGELPPQLTSHQSVVLQQPYATPMQPGTVTSQPQSPAHQTSQNSQSSSQQQPASGGPGESDSEGPRRVEFVDRTIKTLDEKLRNLLYQEHAPSQPSSTTSDPQASSTEGVITPPVSDGQSTEGGLAKKKGDPLPQILERTDSVGALSDSAVAANRVLKGRDATVSSTSYRSKSRFQIIPTCPDVVCRLEKSKTSCSTCSSTAPSSGSGGSHSQTNVKGRTEKVCVAAGRSSVAAAADEEKAGTSKTHGSNRYSAPPNLYRATSSPDVTPHHIPRAQTIDSPMHNNYHHHLYSDSADEDSSSIALPPAHPAPPAHALSEHSGSDLMKRAVAFLRRTGRSKSEQSSDSPSRQPVAMNGHVPSPSAGHAHSSYISSDNDSEFEDADMKKELQKLREKHMKEISELQAFQRGEIEHLYKELGKTLPPNVGLLHAAPPSGRRRRASKHKLKAGKLLNPMVQQLKNNLNATIERKGESGASSSSSPAKSSILSDGSAHSSGSSGSSSHPHTAPEQVHTQQPCSLKGSFSSDNIYAGLHGDGMAPQAGPGQGWTVYHQTSERVTYKSSSKPRTRFLSGPVSLSIWSTLKRLCLGKERSSRSNLSTAAAQTASSQTQPPLTSATPSPSAQPITRLAQIQTNNSNNKRGTFTDDLHKLVDDWTKETVAAANQPRPSLNQIKQQRRQRDLECKSYPPTGAAGHEMKCHVGTSKFQLPLSCPLTAALGPGMPTSLAPNSATMLPPGYLLPTGSYGGMVPGPLYSQQWPGVPSPVGSVGPVGLLGAARMMPYNTMANTGIQTFPLITHNPENGPCPKTTRTT
- the LOC109635176 gene encoding serine/threonine-protein kinase WNK2-like isoform X10 — protein: MELEANSNSEAHQELKYPSVSNSQCELTMGDGNINLVDPVVRGGSDPSAYPSSSSYQRNVHQRFIRRSLWFSDMDEQTFEAPECDNRSKILNINLRTIVDRNRGTTCGIQEGSGTESQGRQKDIATESASADEEKEKGGDVLNVICSNGAKSAIKASSEETEEEAEMKAVSTSPGGRFLKFDIELGRGSFKTVYKGLDTETWVEVAWCELQDRKLSKMERQRFKEEAEMLKGLQHPNIVRFYDFWESPLKGKKCIVLVTELMTSGTLKTYLKRFKVMKPKVLRSWCRQILKGLHFLHTRTPPIIHRDLKCDNIFITGPTGSVKIGDLGLATLKAASFAKSVIGTPEFMAPEMYEEHYDEAVDVYAFGMCMLEMATSEYPYSECQNAAQIYRKVTSGVKPASYNKVMDPEIKEIIGECICQKKEERYTIKDLLNHAFFAEDTGVRVELAEEDDGKKASIALKLWVEDHKKLKGKYKESGAIEFTFDLEKEVPEVVAQEMVESGFFHESDAKTVGKSIRDRVALIKWRRERTVSAAVAVDQSEGGQRVQMTPSQGICAGAAHVGQPPMLEPEEPDADQHNRLCNQPASATSVTSDSTLDSGMGSTVYSDSHSSQQSVLYQSLLEPITMATQQFQSSSPFLTDRPHSCEKGEIWGGALSPELRTRLGAATRRGSAPVIDTHRANHIAQMHAFSQSPRSISPRPSFTLPENQSELCPSELHSEAGDGFPTQGVLSMLQVSPMSSLSEYRRLSDTGIRTTSEASEISTLPVPSGRRHSDLSSLLSVTCHHNHHFAMHKTHMCQACLALLLLKSREGSPRHPSFVMPAHHCPCDLRHHPSFGGAMTTPGYGRPKGSSDCSDFSLLQKSLFNIISRKATPCHATPSQAAFLHPSAAHRPAHSDGGSSLKSHLLSGSSVADQEPLQDGRDRLSAGEQQVTGAVGVPSSAGQQNQHSVQGLPSSSTAMTTPLQYLQPGHSYPAAPYAGPPSAATPAPAGQCSVNIQHAGNAAGYPPPSVQQTQAAARISASSVPQSHQAAGYQQPAATAAFSLQVQQTCQNCVAPSQQQAQSTPGYPPPVQQQTTASAAAAAALPAHQPLASVGAAIAAQCHPAQAPSTLQHVQAAVKLPSQQPCQSSSTPALYNQQIPVQQEHKQPLPQNTQSSIQTQNGGQAYIQPQLQLHQDTVHPLHQQIAQPPSGFHCPSQQQLHTPALQQKAMHTAIPHQSQEVSQSTVQQVQTPASQPHLTSTSAVQVSASHQSYPAAGPPDAASQSFAHSALNVLHQQSAPAQSQYQSAQPTAASQTYGGATQIVTPQSLPASSQHGQAAHISQQFQPYLCIAAFLNQNIPAGQSISQLGQDGQGQFPSSMLTQALPPQQPMAQATVHQQFQPLQISTSLPPTHQPQQAQVSHPELVPSAQPVQPALFSPPLYNGTDPGAATTVANLDNSNSFQLALQAQSQVQSQIPVLQPSDSQQASSGSASSSVTQQKPLGSLTGAAETNTEDQTTEKHTAGQSYDSVNSDATSGKEMSDGYEGTHGGKGEGKVRKHHRRSTRTRSRQEKTSRPKLSMLNVCNTGDKMVECQLETHNHKMVTFKFDLDGDAPEEIATYMVENDFILPMEKEVFIEQMKDIVDKAEDMLSEDTEGERNSDQGGSPKQSEGTDTLGTEASAPSTPQLVYQQNVLHTGKRWFIICPVAETPMPDNKKTTSHVTTAHEAENSASSSVRPKCNTTAVTTPVASLSAQNPPSSSPSLPPAAQSSEQTPDQNIGKARVQQTQPCVNKHPIAAAGVRHQNSLPAVEPCISAVSLVTDMPCCAIVPPVSLDVNATDKGAAGGLASSQTNQPTEKASPSGELPPQLTSHQSVVLQQPYATPMQPGTVTSQPQSPAHQTSQNSQSSSQQQPASGGPGESDSEGPRRVEFVDRTIKTLDEKLRNLLYQEHAPSQPSSTTSDPQASSTEGVITPPVSDGQSTEGGLAKKKGDPLPQILERTDSVGALSDSAVAANRVLKGRDATVSSTSYRSKSRFQIIPTCPDVVCRLEKSKTSCSTCSSTAPSSGSGGSHSQTNVKGRTEKVCVAAGRSSVAAAADEEKAGTSKTHGSNRYSAPPNLYRATSSPDVTPHHIPRAQTIDSPMHNNYHHHLYSDSADEDSSSIALPPAHPAPPAHALSEHSGSDLMKRAVAFLRRTGRSKSEQSSDSPSRQPVAMNGHVPSPSAGHAHSSYISSDNDSEFEDADMKKELQKLREKHMKEISELQAFQRGEIEHLYKELGKTLPPNVGLLHAAPPSGRRRRASKHKLKAGKLLNPMVQQLKNNLNATIERKGESGASSSSSPAKSSILSDGSAHSSGSSGSSSHPHTAPEQVHTQQPCSLKGSFSSDNIYAGLHGDGMAPQAGPGQGWTVYHQTSERVTYKSSSKPRTRFLSGPVSLSIWSTLKRLCLGKERSSRSNLSTAAAQTASSQTQPPLTSATPSPSAQPITRLAQIQTNNSNNKRGTFTDDLHKLVDDWTKETVAAANQPRPSLNQIKQQRRQRDLECKSYPPTGAAGHEMKCHVGTSKFQLPLSCPLTAALGPGMPTSLAPNSATMLPPGYLLPTGSYGGMVPGPLYSQQWPGVPSPVGSVGPVGLLGAARMMPYNTMANTGIQTFPLITHNPENGPCPKTTRTT